A window of Opisthocomus hoazin isolate bOpiHoa1 chromosome 11, bOpiHoa1.hap1, whole genome shotgun sequence genomic DNA:
CTCAGCCCGGAGGGGGAATAACGGGACTCCCGGCTTGTTGCCGTGGGGATTGAGGGGAAGAGGGGGAATCCCCGCCTTGTTGCCATGGAGCTTGGCTGACCCAGCGGGCGCTCTATCCCCCTTCCCGCCCCGACtctatgccccccccccccctgttCCCGACTCTATAGGCCCGCGAGCGTGGCGGCGCTCTGGCAAAGCCCCGCCCACCGAGGCGGCGCGCGGCGTTGTGGGAAGCAGAGGGAAATATGGCGGATGGTGAGGAACCGTAAGTGCCCTGTATGTGTGTGCtcggccgccccttcccccgctTCCCGGGGACGGGTGGGCCCCGGggtcccctctccctcctccccggtCTCTGTAGCGCGATACTGACCCTTCTTTTATTCTCTCTCTtttagggagaagaaaagaaggaggcTAGAGGAGCTGCTGGCGGATGGGTTAgtgcggggctgcgggcgagcgggctcccggcccggggcaggggcaggcagcgctTGCTGAGGGGCGGCTGGTAGGTCAGGGCGAGCCGCAGCCCCGCGAGAGGAGGgtgggctgggaggaggctgcGGGTTAGCGCAGGGCTGTGGGGGCCCGCGGCTGAGCGGCCCGGGGCCCGCAGGCCAGGGCCGAGGCGGGAGGAGGGAGCCGGAGGAGAGGCGTTAGGTGGGTCGGGGGTGAGCGAGGAGGGGGAAAGGCGAAAGGGCGCTTGAGCAGCGAGGACTGGGGATGAGGAGTCTCCTGGGGAGAGGACCACGGGGCTCACCCGGGCTGGGGATGGGAGTTGCGGGCTTGGAGCTTGGCATGAGCAAAGGCTGGCGTGCTGGAGAGCTTTGTGGCAGTAGTGGCGAGAGCTGCGCGGCCGGTCAGGGGCCTGGGGAGGGCCTCTAGGCTAGAAGCAGGTGACTGAATTTtggctgaaaattaaaaaattcaaactccAGAACAGTTGCCTCTGCTTGTTAAAACCCTGAATTCTACGCATCTGTCTTAACGGCCTTGAAAgctgatgctccgaaatctttaaCCTCATCTGCTTCCATCCGCTAACTATTCCCTTCCGTCTGCTTGTGGCCCTCTTCCCAAGTGTcacggagcagagctgcctgcctgAGTGGTGGGCTCGCAGGCGGTGCCCGTGTGTGTTGGGGTGAGGGTCACAAAAATCTATGGGGGCGTGTTGGATTGGGGGGGTGCATGCCAAGTCCCTCGAAAGCATGGAGCTCTGGAGGTGTGACGGTGGTAGGGAGAAGTCTGGGCCTAAAGCAACTGAAGGACTGTGGTGCTCTGATATTTTAAACAAGATGTAAAATTGGAATAATTTGATGACATAAATAAGGATTTTGTTAAAAGCTGGTAATACAGATGTCTGGTAGTGCTGTaacaacacaaaaataaacacttaAAAAAGCTGACTTTGAAGTTAAACATCGAATCTCAGGTTGAGTTATTGATGTTTTTCAGATCTCCACAATGTCCAAACCTAGAAAAACCAAACTGTAGTATAATCGCAAAAGTGAAACTACACCTTACCATTTTATCACTTATAAAGGAGAATACACATCTAAGCAGAAAAGCAGTACCACTGCTTAATGGCTGTTTATATGGACCAcataaaaggataaaaaaagttGTTCTTAACATCACCAAGCATAGCTTCTGCACTTGTTTccagaaaagttaaaaattagAATATAACCCATAGAAGCAATTATTGTGATGTATATTGACCCACTTTGTTTGCTCAAGTCCGTGCTTAATGCACATCCTGAAAACTGGTGTACAACAGATGAGCCCAGGTTTCAGCAGTGGGAGTGTTGTATTGGTTCACAGTATTTCACCTTATGTGAGATATGTGTATTTTCACATTATTGTGAAAACTGGAGGAGGTACAAAACTGCAGGCCAGAGATCAGAAGACCCTTATgaattcaattaatttttttagatCTTATTTAACTGCTAATACAGTAAATTAACTTACCTGAAGTCAACAGTTAACCAGAAATGAGTTCAGTATGCAATCAAAATATAGGCAAACTATGATGTATTTATTCCTGCACTTTAgtaaatttttttccctgctactgAAAATCCTTTGCAAAATTATTGCCTATAAGTTACAATTACTAAGGACATACTGTGTTGTCCATCTTCCGAGTTTTGTGAGGATAAAGGTATTTGCTGTCTAGATGTCTTGActacattttccttttattttgaggTGAGTCACCAGGAAGCAATAATGAATTCTAAACATTACCCAACAACAGTTATTGATACAAGTGTTCTTCATATTACTTCATGGGAGGAAGTAAATTGCACTCCCTTATCAATGATAACACAACCTTTCGTACTCAGGATTGGCAAAGCTCTTTTATGAGAAGCTTAGTTTTGTATGAGTGTAAAACATAATCGTTCATATATATTGAGTGGAGCTCCTATTTAAAAAGGGAAGTGCGCTCTGTTAAGGAAGGGCTTGTTCTGCGTAGGCAGTGATCTTAGGAAATTACTTTAGTGAGCTGATTCTGAACCATTCCAGTAAGTCTCTTAAGAGTTTGTGTTTATAATTATGTAGTACTAGAAGTGACttgcagaaggggaaaaagggTACTGGAGTATTTGCTGTAAAATTCTGTCTCAAAATTTTAAAGGAAGATAACTGCAAACATTCCTTTTTTCGAGCCAGATTGCTACCGCTGGCTCAGGAGACGACTGAAAAATGGGTGTGTTCTAAATTACATAGTACTAAATGAGGGTGAAAAGCATTCAAGATTCCCATTTTTTTAACACTTGTTTAAATAAACTACCATAAAGATTCAGTGGAGACAGTGTTGGTGCAGGTTACTGTTATTCAGTGCCTCAGAATTGTGATTACATACTGATAATTCTAAATATGATTTATGAAATTGAAAAGCCTGTCGAAAAAAGGATACAAGACTTGACTCCGGTGAAAAAACCATCACCCTCAAAATCTGAAGGGACAACCTCTTTTTCTGTGTCCTCTTGAAATATgagggaaataaaagcaaaaatactttaGACCCTTTTTTCACTTCAGGTCAACTTTTACTAGTAGCAGCTAAATCAGTGGGATTTATTGAAATGCAtgagttttttccccccctctatACATATTTATATTACTGCTTTCTAGTTCCACAGATAAAACCCACTCATGCAAATACTCGTGCACATAACTTACATgcataaagaatatgcaaatgcATTTGTATGAATGGTCAGTAATTGGGGTATTTTTaagatatataaagaaaaaatattttggagatGTGGCTTTTTCTCTATGATCTTGCAGCTGAATTTACTGTGTTCTGTGCAGAATGGCTGTTGATGGTGGGTGTGGGGACACTGGAGACTGGGAAGGTCGCTGGAACCATGTAAGGAAGTTCCTCGAGCGATCTGGACCATTCACACATCCTGATTTCGAGCCAGGCACTCAAGTGAGAAACActtactttaaataaaaaatctgtAGCATGTGTTGCAAACTAATGTAAACAGTTTCATTAATTGACCACCAGCAGTGTACGAATGCTAAAGCTACACGAGAAGCTTATATTTTAATCAGTTGAACATTACGATTCTGGAAGAACgtattgtattctttttataAGCTTGTATTTCTAGATTGTACACTGTCAACTACGAGCTTGCTGTCatcatgtatataaatatataacaaGATATGAATTATGCTCTTGTCTTTGAGTTCCGCATGAAAAATAGCAGCATTTCTCTCtccattttaaagtaattagATATGGTAAGGAATTTCTTGTACTTAAAGAAGTACAAGATGTTTAGTAGGGAAAAGCAAACTTTAGACtcattatttcttctgctttccctttttgGTACATTTTGTTCCAGAGCTTACAGTTGAATgtattttactttactttttaatgtactttttaaTGTACTGTTCCGTTATTTACTAGTTTGAGGCTGAGGTCCAGTGGGACAGTTCACAGAAAACAGTTATATAGTTGAAAAATTCAGTTCTTTTTGGCCAGCAATATTGACTgtctgttttgatttattttgtattATATGTCAGTAAAAtgtttggagaaagaaaacattatctGCTTAaaccaaataataataataaagttggactttgcttttcttcatggTGAAAAATAATATACAAAGAGTACTGATATCAACAAAGGTCTTGCTTTTCTGTAAGTTGGGATGTAGGAACTGCATGAACTCAACAGTCGATTAAAGTCCGATATGTAATTACTCCTGCAAGCACAAACTGTTTTATTGATCTAAGTTGTTGTATCCTGAAACATATTAGGCACTGAAAATTTACGGTAACACATTTGTAAGGGTGATGAAGCAAAGGACAAATTACAGTTATTCCTGTTTGgtgtattaattttttattttacgtTTTCCGCAGGCTCTTGAGTTTTTGTTAAGCACGTGTAAAGTACTAGTTATTGGAGCAGGAGGATTAGGATGCGAACTCCTGAAAAACCTGGTAATTACTCAGTTTTCACCCTTTGCTTCTtagaatcttcttttttttttttccatgaggaaATTGTCTTTTCTGCTTTGCTAATTTGGCATTTTTTAATTGTATATAGCTACTAAATTTCTAAGTCTaattaaaatgtataaaatatgtGACAATGCAGACAATCTTGAAGAATGCACTTCGTTAATAAGCTTGAAAGGTGGTAGGCAAATGTGTTGCACGTTATTTATTTAGCTGTCTCAAAGCTTGTTATGAGGGAGAACATGGTGCTGCTTGTGAAGTGTAGACAAAAGACTTGCAGCCTTTAGATATGGTCTAATGTTggtaatttttttccctaattacGAGATCTAGGGAAATTAAGTAAACTAAGAACAAGTCATGCTCACAATGATACAAGGAAGTGTTGTTTGGAATACGATGGCTAAAATGTATCTTTTCAGATGAGAAGTGATACTTTAAGCTGCTGTAAGTAGCCAGTACAAAGCTTAGTCTTAACAGTCAAAGCTgaatttaatttcagtttattttacATCTTTGGATTAATTCATAGTGAGGTTAGAATTGCTGAAATTTTTTATGTCCTTCCATAGTGAAATTAGTAGAGCCAGAATTACTGTGCCTGCAGTGGCCCTGATGTCTGTGGCATCTGTTTGGCCTTCCTGAGTAGTGGCTCTCAGGTTTTCCAGTTCCCCAAGATCGGTAGAGCAGAGGTTGTCTGCAGAGCCTGAACGCTCCCTCGGAGTTGTGTCTGTGTGGCTGCATTCAGCCTACGTAATGGCAGCTTTATTGAGCCAGAGCAGCATGCGCTGTCCTGTGTGGAAatggctgaggaggaagaggtaaCAGTGCCAGAACGGGGAAGGAACGTGACAGTACTTCCCTGGGGTACAGATCACCAGAAGGtattctgtagttttcttgataTGGTGTTAGTTCATAATGGATTCTCTCACTACGTGTtctgaaaagcaatttttaagTGTTTAAAAGGCAGTTACTGGATCATCTGCTGTCAGACATTTACACAATACATGTGTATGAATTTAATTATCCTACTAACATGGTTTTTATCCTCACAGACACTCATATTTATCATAGTGTATCACTGTTACCATCCTGTTTGGGTTTGGTAGCTTAGACTAATACTGTGCTTTTCCATGCTTCTATTCAATAATAAGAATTTCTGTCCTTATGGATGCCATGGAAAATGTGTGGATTGATACAACAAGTtcttatgaaataatttttttccttattttatacCAACACTTATGCATTAGTATACTTTACTATAGAATTTATGTACTGCTATTTCAGTATTTCCACAGATTGCCTCCAGGCTTGAGATGCTTGATAAATCGGTAGCCTCATTTAAAGCCCGGCATTCCAGATACATTAATTTAGGGGTTTTACAGTTGCAGCACTTGTGTATACTCTTGTTCATGCTTAAGCAGGATTTTACTGTGACAGCTCCaatgcagttttctttcttttggaagtTAGTTCTGGTGAATTTAACCTCTGCCCAGAGCTACTGTTTCATTGGTTTATGGGGACATAACAAATTCAATCTGCTGATAGCTCGTTGACAGGCAGGATTTGTATGGGATAAGGGACTTCGTAAGTGTGCTGTGTGTGCTCAGTTCCCATCTTGTCAAAAAGGTTTTAAGTTatcatgatttatttttattattttcagaaagataAGCTTGTAAGTAAATCTAGAGTCTGTTTGCATGTATTTGTGTCTTTGGGACAATGAATATAAATTGAATAAAGATTCCAGTCTGTATGTTCGTGATGTCCCAGGCTCACTCTTCTCTTTACCTGACCCTCCCAGCCTGCTTAGATAATATTGAATAAAAGCTGAACATTTATCAATGAAACAAATGGTTGTTCAGCACCAAGGGTGTCCAGTATGCGATACAGaaattcttgctgcttttcttacagaaattattttctattctGAAAGACTTTAGTCCTGTTGTTCATGTGTTTAATCAGTTTCCCGTTACAGCATTTTCGGTACTTACTATGCATGGGATGGCACTATTTAttcagaaaatgtaaaatgatAAGTTTGAAATGTATATATAACAAGATTGggtcttaaaggaaaaaaacgtAGGGGTCAGGACTCAGATTTTTTTGGACTCGCTTCAGAACATCAGAACACGTTTCCTTTCTCTAAACCCAGTGTTTTACAGCATCTGTTTCCTTTTAACCACAATTCACATTGTTTCTTTGTGCATGACAGATGTTATTACTTTATTAGATCAGACCCACAGTACAGTTTTAAgacaattttactttaaaattatttggcAAATCTAGTGATGGGCTGCAGGCAAACAGAGATCAGGCAGACCATCTGTCAGAGGTTTGGTGTGTTCTTAGATAGCGAGGTGACTTTTTGTGTTTGCATTCTCTTCCAGCATTGAATGCGGTGAGGAATGCTGGATTATTTTGAACTATGATTTGAGGGTGGATATGCCAGGCTTATTTACGGCAACTGTGAAAATGATGAATAttcaaaaatttcaaaaattttaGAGGAGTTAAACTTTGTTTTTCTATTCCTGCCAAGCACAGAAGTGCTTTTGGTATTTCTTcaacttctgcattttttccccaaTGAACGCTTTTGATTTACTCCAATTGTGAGGGCATACTGCAAATTCCCATTATAGATCAGCCTACCATTGGCTTCCCTGTGTTATGATTAGGCAGGTTAAAGCAGTGTTGCGTTCAGTAGCAGATTGTCTTTGACCACTGAAACGTTACTAATTCTAGCTGTCTAAATATCAGCATTAGCAACCCAACAAAGAAcatttttgtaacaaaaaacaACCATATAACTCTTTGCTCAGGGAATGGAGAACAAATATGTTTGTTCctccaaaagctgcttttttggCTTGTGGAATGAATTCTGGAGCACTGTAAGCATTTCATTTCCTGTTAAATGAGGTTGACTCTTTCTTTTCCCAGGCCCTGTCCGGCTTCAGACAGATCCATGTTATTGACATGGATACTATTGATGTTTCTAATCTTAATCGACAGTTTCTGTTTCGGTAAGTGATATTTTCataatctgactttttttttttaagtgtacccAAGCAAAATGTGTGAATATGATCATTATTTTGATTGAACAAGATGTCATTAAAGATTACTGAACTTTCGTATCACAGTAGTACTCATAATTAAATGTTGCATGTGATTCCTTCTTGTTTTGGGATCTCTGCTGTCATCGTTTCAGCGTGAAGAAAATTAACATGCATTCCTTATCATTCAAATACAGCTAATGACTAATGGAAAAGGTGACACCAAAGAATAATGCACACAGATTGAGATACCAGTTTTTCTGGTACCCTTTCCTTCCAAGCAAAATGACAATTTGTTGGATGTTTTTTGGTGCTGATGACTGTAGTTACGTGGACATGTTTAGATAACTCTGGGGCTCTCATATCTGATGCTTTATGGGGATTCCTTAGTATTATCCATATCAGTAAATTGTCCTACAGTAACAGTCACTTAATTCAGTATTGAAGTGCATAGAGTCTGGAAAGATTGGATCTACTCAAATAATGCATTTGAaattgcttggtttttttccccagaccaaAGGATGTTGGGCGGCCAAAAGCAGAAGTTGCAGCAGAATTCCTAAACAGCCGCATTCCCAACTGTGCTGTCGTAGCGTATCCTTTTGTAGAGAAGTAGTAGTCCCAAAGGCTTCTAAAAACCTAGAAAACTCTGTAGGTAGTAAGACTATCTAAACTATTTTGCTGCTATCCTCTGTTTTTCATACAATAAAGAACAGATTCATTCATCTGGTGATTGAGAATTCTCATTCTCAGTGACATTAGCATACAGGAAATATGCATGGGGAAAGAAGGCTAAGCTTTAAGAAACTATTTTATGTGTTTCCACTGAGTCTTTTTATTCAAATGCAATATTCTAATTTTCACTGAGATATTAGAATTACAGGTTGATTCACCAGAGTGTTTTGAGTACGTACTGGTAGAAGACATTCGTTTATAAGCATAGAGCAGCACTTACTGATACAGGACTTCGTGAGAACATGTTTTGAGCTTCCTAAATAGTTTGCCTGCTGGGCTTTCGCCTGTGTGTGACTATTACATTGCATCCCTTACTTGCTTTGTCTGATGCTGCAGCTTCAGCTGTGGGAATTTTGAATCTTTTGATcacttagtatttttaaaaagtgtcatATAAAATTATAGGAATAAATTAGATAATGTTTTGACTTTAGGTTAGCAAATAGAAAACAGTAAACTCAACTACCACATAAGTATATTCCTTTACTGGGCTTacattcagatattttaaaaagattCAAGACATGGATGAAAGCTTCTATCGACGTAAGTGGTATCTGTTTGCCTGCCAGACACCCACTAGTGATGTAGGGGAACATTGCAGTTTTTGCTGCTCGTTGCTTTTCCTGGTAGTTAAGAGTGCTAATTGTTTTAGTCTTCTATGTTATACTGGAAGTAACAAAATAGACAAAACTTAAATGCATCTGTTATACAGGTAATCTAGGGGAGATAATTAAACTACAGTCAGTTCTTCTGGACGATTATGGACAGAATACTTTGCTTGTCTTAAGAAGTATGCATTAATATAGAttttaaataacctttttttccccctagagtTTCATATTATTGTTTGTGGGCTGGACTCTATAATTGCAAGAAGATGGATAAATGGCATGCTGGTAAAGTCTATAATCTTTCTAAAGCCTGGTTATTGCTTGAGTATAGATAACTAAAATTGAACAGGTTTGTGTAGAATGTGTCATTAAAATGAAATGAGGGCTGTTGAAACTCACAGCTTTCTGtatctatttctgttttcttttttctttgtgaacaGGATAAATTGCATGCTCTATTACCTGCCTTTTTCTTGAGGAGTGTTAGCCAACATTTTTCCAGTGCCCTGCAGGGGTAATTTCAAAGTTAGATTACGTTGTTTGTGGCCTTGTGTAGTCAGCTATTGAAAATGGTGAGAAGGGAagttccacagcctctctggatgCTCCCATTGCGAACGGTTTTTTTCATGCTGCAACTTGTAAATGTTGTCTTTTGGAGCCCAGCTGCTACAAAGTAGCAGAATGCTGGTCATTGAACTAGGTAGTTTTATCATTGTGAATTTGTTTATAAAATAATGATCTTGAGTATTtaccagtattaaaaaaaaaaccaaaaaccaaacagccAGAACAACAAACCAAGAATCAAAACCCCAAATCCTTCAAACCAACCAACGATTTGTCCTGGTATAGTATAAGGAAATAATAGCATTTATCGGGGGAGTAAgggaaggaggaggtggagggtgaAGGTGGTAGATGAAGTATATTAAGCATTCAATCTTATGGTGTACCATTAAGAGTAAAATTttgaggatatttttttttcttcctgtaacttgtttaaaaacaaccaaaccaaaccaaaaccaacaaaaccccccacCTTTATTCATTAGATGTCATTTTTACATTATGAAGATGGTGTACTGGATCCAAGTTCCATCATACCTTTAATAGATGGAGGGACAGAAGGTTTTAAAGGAAATGTTCGTGTGATTATTCCTGGTATGACAGCATGTGTTGAATGCACGCTTGAGCTTTATCCACCACAGGTAATTGCAACTGGTCATACTTCCTTTTTAAATATTCCTctggttttcttgtttcttttcctagTACTGTACATAACTTATTACATGCCTTCTTCTGGTTTTCTTCCCTTGCCCACACCAGATTAATTTTcccatgtgtactattgcgtctATGCCCAGACTACCAGAGCATTGTATTGAGTATGTCAGGATATTGCAGTGGCCAAAGGAGCAACCTTTTGGAGGTAATTAAAGTATTGGTGCTGGTGCTAAACTTACATTTCTCCTTTTAACTAATTTGTTTGGAGTGAGGTATACACAGCTACTTCCAATAAAACAATCCTCCCTTTTAGCCTTATGAGGCTTATTGTATTGAGTCTAAGCCTCCTCTTACCTGGTGATGAATTTTCTCTTCTCGGAGTCACTCTGCAGTTCCATATTTGTTCATGTGTTTCTCTCTCTTGTACTGCACAATGTCTTTCCTGACTCAAAACGTAACCTCTAACAGCTCTATAAATCTGTGAAGATAGTTTGTATATAGAATGTGTTGGAACTTACAATGTTTGTAGAAACGATATTTTGATTATTTGAAGTGTCAAGTGTTAATAGCTTAATGGGGTATTTGTTTTAACCCACATTaaaagaaagggattttttttagaTGAAAAGACCGCTATATTTCTGAGGAACTCTTGTAACTGTAACTTATCTGTAAATTTTTGACTTTGCTGTAGAAGGTGTTGCATTGGATGGAGATGACCCTGAGCATATACAGTGGATTTACCAGAAGTCTTTAGAAAGAGCATCACAATTTAATATTAAAGGTGTTACATACAGACTCACCCAAGGTAAGGGTATGGCATTTCACTAAGTTTGTGGCATTTGCAGTTAGGCTGGATTAGCATTCTTTGTACTTGTTATGACTAAACTGGTGGCTCTGCTGAGAAAGAAATAGTTATTTTCTCCCTTAACATATTGAAACAGAAACAAGCAGCTTGTTTCCTGTGCCAGCGCAAATACATTTTATGATGAATCAGATGTTCAGGCATTCATGATGAATCAGAGGAACTTGTCTGAGACAAAACTGAACATTCTTCTTTGCCATTTTATTTTTGACCTGGAGCAGCTCCACAGTTTACATTACACTGTGACCACTTCTGCTGGGTCGAAGAGTAGGAACAAAGGAACGTGATTGCCTCTTTTAGCAACAGCAACACTTTATGCCAGTTGAGTCTGTTGAAGACTATAGCATCTGTTCTTTACTGCTGTGTATGCCTCTGTTCACACGCAGGCGCGGAATGCCGCCACTCGGTAATCAGCATTTTAAAGGTTAACCAAATAGAAAAGAAGTGGAGAATCTCATACAGAATCTCCAGAATTTGTGGTAACTTCTATCTGTTGACTTGTTGTACTGAGAATGTGAAATGCTGGGCTTGAAATGCCACGCTTGAACCTCAGTCTGTGCCTTTCCATCAAAAAAGGGCAAACTGACTCCTTGTGTAGCTTCCTCGGATTCCACCTAGGGTATTGCAGATAGTTGTTGTCTTTGCAGCAGTTTATATTGGCTTCTCTAGTAGTATTTTTTTGATACAGATAAATGTGAATTCCAGTTATGAGATATAATTGTGCACATGCAAGTGCCTGCACggttttcagcagctgaagaTGGCTTCATTGTAAAGTACATAACAGAAAGAAGGCAAAGATAAAAAGTTTGTGCAGGTTTTCTCAGGTATGAAGGGTTACAAGTCAATAATGAGAAGGCAGAGGAACTTCAGACTACTTAGGAATTCGCTGTCTTTTTGGCAGGCCTGAAAAAAGAGCGGACTTTCTTGTTCCCGATGTACAAACTTGTATGCGTAGGAAACCTTGCTTTCTGTCAGTGTATGTACTGTGCTTGCTGTTTGACTGGACGGGCTCGGTGAGAAGAGTTGGGTGAAGATGCCCATACAGTTTGGCAAACCTGTTCTGGCAGAAGGAATACCAAATCCAAATATCTTTCCTTTATGCATTTTTCCAGTTAAACAGGAATAGAACTGAGTTTTACATGAATTTTCAGGGCTAAATACAGTATACTTGTTTTTAGAATTTGTTCACTCGTTTTCTTTGTGCGATACCTTCTTTTTCTCAACATGCTTGATCCAttcctaaaatgaaaaaatgcCGAAGTACTTGAGCAGCATGCCATTATACCTTATTGTTACAGAAGTTCCTGGAAAGTCCAAAGTACCTTTGGGTACACCCTTCCATAAATATTCTGCCTAGAAGTCATCTCTCAGTGTAGTTTCTTGGACAAGTTAAAattgtatgttttgtttttacaggggTGGTTAAACGGATTATTCCAGCAGTAGCTTCTACAAATGCAGTCATTGCAGGTATGCTAAAAGAACTGATTTCACTGCTGCTTTATGGACTTTAGAGTTTTGTAAGGCAACAGTTTGGAACTGAGGACTCAGGGATTATAATAGTAACTTTTAAATGGGTCCGATTTATTCTTACa
This region includes:
- the UBA3 gene encoding NEDD8-activating enzyme E1 catalytic subunit isoform X1, which produces MADGEEPEKKRRRLEELLADGMAVDGGCGDTGDWEGRWNHVRKFLERSGPFTHPDFEPGTQALEFLLSTCKVLVIGAGGLGCELLKNLALSGFRQIHVIDMDTIDVSNLNRQFLFRPKDVGRPKAEVAAEFLNSRIPNCAVVAYFKKIQDMDESFYRQFHIIVCGLDSIIARRWINGMLMSFLHYEDGVLDPSSIIPLIDGGTEGFKGNVRVIIPGMTACVECTLELYPPQINFPMCTIASMPRLPEHCIEYVRILQWPKEQPFGGVALDGDDPEHIQWIYQKSLERASQFNIKGVTYRLTQGVVKRIIPAVASTNAVIAAVCATEVFKIATSAYIPLNNYLVFNDADGLYTYTFEAERKENCPACSQLPQNIEISPSAKLQEILDYLTNNASLQMKSPAITATMYGGNKTLYLQTVASIEERTRPNLSKTLKELGLVDGQELAVADVTTPQTMLFKLHFTT
- the UBA3 gene encoding NEDD8-activating enzyme E1 catalytic subunit isoform X2; its protein translation is MADGEEPMAVDGGCGDTGDWEGRWNHVRKFLERSGPFTHPDFEPGTQALEFLLSTCKVLVIGAGGLGCELLKNLALSGFRQIHVIDMDTIDVSNLNRQFLFRPKDVGRPKAEVAAEFLNSRIPNCAVVAYFKKIQDMDESFYRQFHIIVCGLDSIIARRWINGMLMSFLHYEDGVLDPSSIIPLIDGGTEGFKGNVRVIIPGMTACVECTLELYPPQINFPMCTIASMPRLPEHCIEYVRILQWPKEQPFGEGVALDGDDPEHIQWIYQKSLERASQFNIKGVTYRLTQGVVKRIIPAVASTNAVIAAVCATEVFKIATSAYIPLNNYLVFNDADGLYTYTFEAERKENCPACSQLPQNIEISPSAKLQEILDYLTNNASLQMKSPAITATMYGGNKTLYLQTVASIEERTRPNLSKTLKELGLVDGQELAVADVTTPQTMLFKLHFTT
- the UBA3 gene encoding NEDD8-activating enzyme E1 catalytic subunit isoform X4, whose product is MADGEEPEKKRRRLEELLADGMAVDGGCGDTGDWEGRWNHVRKFLERSGPFTHPDFEPGTQALEFLLSTCKVLVIGAGGLGCELLKNLALSGFRQIHVIDMDTIDVSNLNRQFLFRPKDVGRPKAEVAAEFLNSRIPNCAVVAYFKKIQDMDESFYRQFHIIVCGLDSIIARRWINGMLMSFLHYEDGVLDPSSIIPLIDGGTEGFKGNVRVIIPGMTACVECTLELYPPQINFPMCTIASMPRLPEHCIEYVRILQWPKEQPFGEGVALDGDDPEHIQWIYQKSLERASQFNIKGVTYRLTQGVVKRIIPAVASTNAVIAAVCATEVFKIATSAYIPLNNYLVFNDADGLYTYTFEAERKENCPACSQLPQNIEISPSAKLQEILDYLTNNASLQMKSPAITATMYGGNKTLYLQTVASIEERTRPNLSKTLKELGLVDGQELAVADVTTPQTMLFKLHFTT
- the UBA3 gene encoding NEDD8-activating enzyme E1 catalytic subunit isoform X3 codes for the protein MAVDGGCGDTGDWEGRWNHVRKFLERSGPFTHPDFEPGTQALEFLLSTCKVLVIGAGGLGCELLKNLALSGFRQIHVIDMDTIDVSNLNRQFLFRPKDVGRPKAEVAAEFLNSRIPNCAVVAYFKKIQDMDESFYRQFHIIVCGLDSIIARRWINGMLMSFLHYEDGVLDPSSIIPLIDGGTEGFKGNVRVIIPGMTACVECTLELYPPQINFPMCTIASMPRLPEHCIEYVRILQWPKEQPFGEGVALDGDDPEHIQWIYQKSLERASQFNIKGVTYRLTQGVVKRIIPAVASTNAVIAAVCATEVFKIATSAYIPLNNYLVFNDADGLYTYTFEAERKENCPACSQLPQNIEISPSAKLQEILDYLTNNASLQMKSPAITATMYGGNKTLYLQTVASIEERTRPNLSKTLKELGLVDGQELAVADVTTPQTMLFKLHFTT